A stretch of Mya arenaria isolate MELC-2E11 chromosome 14, ASM2691426v1 DNA encodes these proteins:
- the LOC128216181 gene encoding mucin-5AC-like, with translation MVSWNTWIVLVTVLLAVGSRGSNSTDETGLCEKAKDLMAEMWLWGIGGGLRCDNRLSPDWYRLVDATGRHLQIPRTCIQNNACGTQVPLRLDLGGRALPEMNVTLWASVCASYAVLGQWDCCVLRQEVGVRNCGDFFVYYLKPVDRCPVAYCAQDSTPNASVAIKHGELTGTPTQGPDLATMSSPGTAASPADMATMSFPATAASLADMATMSSQATAASPADLATMSSPNTAVSPVDLATMSFLSSPATAASPAYLETMSFPATAASPADLATMYFPATAASPADLATMSSPATVASPADFPTMSSPVEAASPADFATMSSPVEAAFPADLATMSSLVEAASPAYLATLSSPATAASPTDLAIMSSPATAASPADLATMSPPATAAYPADLVTMSSPATAASPADLATMSSPVEAASPADFATMSSPVESASPADLATMSSTATAASPADFATISSQVETASPADLATMSSPATAASPADMATMYSPIEVASPADLATMSSPIEADSPADLVNMSSPATAASPADLATMSSPIEAASPADFAIMSSPATAASPADFATMSSPATAASPADFATISSQVETASPEDLATMSYPATAASPADLATMSSPTTAASPADLATMYSPVEVASPADFAIMSSPATAASPADFATISSQVETASPEDLATMSSPVEADSPADLVTMSSPATAASPADLATMSSPVEAASPADLATMSSPVEAASPADFAIMSSPATAASPADLVTISSPVEAASPADLATMYSPVEAASPADLATMSSPATAASPADLANMYSSVEAASPADLATMSSPIEAASPADLATMSSPATAASPADLANMSSPVEAASPADLATMSSPATGASPADLATMYSPVEAASPADLATMSSLIETASPADLATMSSPATAASPADLATMSSTASTASPADFSNANDGSGIAAYNTQEMLSFVAVFTVSAGVEGNDSLSDETTARSMLAGTVNYLPDELSASSSRYIEHTGSQTLTRSTNNGTTTRSTYVQNGSTPTILFSSSHGNDVLTSDELRTSTVRAPSVSQYPSLSLASSFTSPTSVPETAIATTDFIPQRITSSDQITQTTETLTLHNATSSSPTEVSDTSPTSSITFTPTRTVTFSQTLAASTVGRKPDRVSNPSTRVTPTATGTRPKLTERTSPESERPLASPSASTSSKLPPTGTQPSTTHVARNETFAGADGAGGVFHENFGLFVFLIVAGAICVALALFGIIGSSYQRRMRTWTPTTANQYAFANMEKRALSSGDQEKGGIESPLSDIDILRDEKTIDGISLSQASTVECSPPKISQTPVVYDNVNPLKQEPEDDDLYVVDATVTSAENPGNGNGDTYFPRGSDVTDGLVPVDELDNLAPRALFPWIEHAADTQL, from the exons TACTACTAGCAGTTGGCAGCAGGGGCAGTAATTCCACGGATGAAACGG GTTTATGTGAGAAAGCGAAAGATCTGATGGCCGAGATGTGGCTGTGGGGGATAGGGGGCGGCCTCCGATGTGACAACCGCCTGTCTCCTGACTGGTATCGGCTCGTGGATGCCACCGGCCGCCATCTCCAAATCCCACGCACGTGTATACAG AACAACGCATGCGGTACACAAGTCCCACTTCGACTAGACCTGGGGGGGCGAGCGCTACCGGAAATGAACGTCACGCTGTGGGCGTCTGTGTGCGCTTCGTATGCCGTGCTTGGCCAGTGGGACTGTTGTGTGCTCAGACAGGAAGTCGGCGTTCGGAACTGTGGGGACTTCTTTGTTTACTACCTTAAACCGGTGGACAGGTGCCCCGTGGCCTATTGCGCGCAAG ACAGCACACCCAATGCGAGTGTAGCAATCAAGCATGGGGAGTTGACTGGTACACCCACTCAAGGACCGGATTTGGCCACTATGTCTTCTCCAGGCACGGCTGCCTCCCCCGCAGACATGGCCACCATGTCTTTTCCAGCAACGGCTGCCTCCCTCGCAGACATGGCCACCATGTCTTCTCAAGCAACGGCTGCCTCCCCCGCAGACTTGGCCACTATGTCATCTCCAAATACGGCTGTCTCCCCCGTAGATTTGGCAACCATGTCTTTTCTGTCTTCTCCAGCAACGGCTGCCTCCCCCGCATACTTGGAAACCATGTCTTTTCCAGCCACGGCTGCCTCCCCCGCAGACTTGGCCACCATGTATTTTCCAGCAACGGCTGCCTCCCCCGCAGACTTGGCAACTATGTCTTCTCCAGCCACGGTTGCCTCCCCCGCAGACTTTCCCACCATGTCTTCTCCAGTCGAGGCTGCCTCCCCCGCAGACTTCGCCACCATGTCTTCTCCAGTCGAGGCTGCCTTCCCCGCAGACCTGGCCACCATGTCTTCTCTAGTCGAGGCTGCCTCCCCCGCATACTTGGCCACTTTGTCTTCTCCAGCCACGGCGGCCTCACCCACAGACTTGGCCATCATGTCATCTCCAGCGACGGCCGCATCCCCCGCAGACTTGGCCACCATGTCTCCTCCAGCCACGGCTGCCTACCCCGCAGACTTGGTCACCATGTCTTCTCCAGCCACGGCCGCCTCCCCCGCAGACTTGGCCACCATGTCTTCTCCAGTCGAGGCTGCCTCCCCCGCAGACTTCGCCACCATGTCTTCTCCAGTCGAGTCTGCCTCCCCCGCAGACTTGGCCACCATGTCTTCTACAGCCACGGCTGCCTCGCCCGCAGACTTCGCCACCATCTCTTCTCAAGTCGAAACTGCCTCCCCCGCAGACTTAGCCACCATGTCTTCTCCAGCCACGGCCGCCTCTCCCGCAGACATGGCCACCATGTATTCTCCAATCGAGGTTGCCTCCCCCGCAGACTTGGCCACCATGTCTTCTCCAATCGAGGCTGATTCCCCCGCAGACTTGGTCAACATGTCTTCTCCAGCCACGGCCGCCTCCCCCGCAGACTTGGCCACCATGTCTTCTCCAATCGAGGCTGCCTCCCCCGCAGACTTCGCCATCATGTCTTCTCCAGCCACGGCTGCCTCGCCCGCAGACTTCGCCACCATGTCTTCTCCAGCCACGGCTGCCTCGCCCGCAGACTTCGCCACCATCTCTTCTCAAGTCGAGACTGCCTCCCCCGAAGACTTAGCCACCATGTCTTATCCAGCCACGGCCGCCTCACCCGCAGACTTGGCCACCATGTCTTCTCCAACCACGGCCGCCTCCCCCGCAGACTTGGCCACCATGTATTCTCCAGTCGAGGTTGCCTCCCCCGCAGACTTCGCCATCATGTCTTCTCCAGCCACGGCTGCCTCGCCCGCAGACTTCGCCACCATCTCTTCTCAAGTCGAGACTGCCTCCCCCGAAGACTTAGCCACCATGTCTTCTCCAGTCGAGGCCGATTCCCCCGCAGACTTGGTCACCATGTCTTCTCCAGCCACGGCCGCCTCCCCCGCAGACTTGGCCACCATGTCTTCTCCAGTGGAGGCTGCCTCTCCCGCAGACTTGGCCACCATGTCTTCTCCAGTCGAGGCTGCCTCCCCCGCAGACTTCGCCATCATGTCTTCTCCAGCCACGGCTGCCTCGCCCGCAGACTTGGTCACCATCTCTTCTCCAGTCGAGGCTGCCTCCCCCGCCGACTTAGCCACCATGTATTCTCCAGTCGAGGCCGCCTCCCCCGCAGACTTGGCCACCATGTCTTCTCCAGCCACGGCCGCCTCCCCCGCAGACTTGGCCAACATGTATTCTTCAGTCGAGGCTGCCTCCCCCGCAGACTTGGCCACCATGTCTTCTCCAATCGAGGCTGCCTCCCCCGCAGACTTGGCCACCATGTCATCTCCAGCCACGGCTGCCTCCCCCGCAGACTTGGCCAACATGTCTTCTCCAGTCGAGGCTGCCTCCCCCGCAGACTTGGCCACCATGTCTTCTCCAGCCACGGGCGCCTCACCCGCAGACTTGGCAACCATGTATTCTCCAGTCGAGGCTGCCTCCCCCGCAGACTTGGCCACCATGTCTTCTCTAATCGAGACTGCCTCCCCCGCCGACTTGGCCACCATGTCATCTCCAGCCACAGCTGCCTCCCCCGCAGACTTGGCCACCATGTCATCTACAGCCTCCACCGCCTCCCCCGCAGACTTTAGTAATGCCAACGACGGAAGTGGGATTGCCGCTTATAACACTCAGGAAATGTTATCCTTTGTAGCAGTTTTCACCGTGTCTGCAGGCGTCGAAGGAAATGACTCGTTGTCTGATGAAACTACTGCCAGATCAATGCTGGCAGGAACAGTGAATTATCTCCCGGACGAATTGTCAGCGTCATCCAGCCGCTATATAGAGCACACGGGATCTCAAACACTAACGAGGTCTACCAACAATGGCACAACAACCAGATCGACCTACGTTCAAAATG GTTCGACACCAACAATTCTTTTTTCTTCGTCCCACGGAAACGATGTGCTGACGTCAGACGAATTGAGAACGTCAACTGTGCGGGCTCCATCGGTATCACAGTATCCATCTTTATCCTTAGCCAGCAGTTTTACTTCACCTACAAGTGTTCCAGAAACAGCGATTGCCACAACGGATTTCATACCACAAAGAATAACATCTTCGGATCAGATAACGCAAACAACCGAAACGTTGACGTTACATAACGCAACTAGTTCATCACCGACGGAGGTTTCTGATACAAGTCCAACTTCCTCTATTACATTTACGCCAACCCGAACCGTAACGTTTTCTCAAACACTTGCGGCGTCGACGGTTGGTCGTAAACCTGACCGCGTATCGAATCCTTCAACCCGAGTGACTCCAACAGCCACAGGAACGAGACCAAAGTTGACAGAGCGAACATCGCCCGAATCCGAACGACCTCTCGCCAGTCCTTCCGCCTCTACCTCAAGTAAACTCCCACCAACGGGAACTCAACCGAGTACGACACATGTTGCCCGAAATGAGACATTTGCGGGCGCAGACGGAGCCGGGGGTGTGTTCCATGAAAATTTCGGGTTGTTCGTGTTCCTGATCGTTGCTGGGGCGATCTGTGTTGCTCTGGCGCTCTTTGGAATCATAGGTTCCTCCTACCAACGACGCATGCGCACGTGGACACCCACTACGGCGAACCAATATGCGTTTGCTAACATG GAAAAGAGGGCGCTTTCGAGCGGCGACCAGGAGAAAGGCGGGATTGAGAGCCCGCTATCGGATATAGATATACTCAGGGACGAAAAG ACTATTGACGGGATTTCCCTGTCCCAGGCGAGCACGGTTGAGTGTTCCCCACCCAAGATTTCCCAGACGCCCGTCGTATACGACAACGTGAACCCATTAAAACAAGAACCAGAAGACGATGACCTCTACGTAGTGGACGCTACTGTGACGTCAGCAGAAAATCCAGGCAATGGGAATGGCGATACATATTTTCCAAGAGGAAGTGACGTCACAGACGGTCTAGTTCCGGTCGACGAGCTTGACAATCTGGCTCCACGTGCGCTCTTTCCGTGGATTGAACATGCCGCCGACACTCAACTGTAA